A genome region from Erigeron canadensis isolate Cc75 chromosome 3, C_canadensis_v1, whole genome shotgun sequence includes the following:
- the LOC122593908 gene encoding tRNA wybutosine-synthesizing protein 2/3/4, with the protein MEFEKRKKASLATMTSPEPDRSPKGDIDAPIIPLLNTINSHPSYFTTSSCSGRISILSTPITTATTTVKKKAKGGTWVFITHDPADPKSVQNLIFPTGSTQSEKNQENLVFRFEPLIIAVECKDVLSAQKLVSLAISCGFRESGITNVNCKRVIVAIRCSIRLEVPLGCTGKIMVSKEYLGYLVGIANEKMEANRKRSDSFHEALLKTEFFMRPGIGDFEFLNLNQDSGDEDLLISNGEVEDIQLTTEVMDEANNGFPELSLPIKPIVITGEPIEKLHLWGHSACTLKTTKDVKSVLVFGGFGGMGRHARRNDSWLLDSVSGQLELVVFESTPSPRLGHTASLAGDLMFVIGGRADPENVLNDVWVLNTTTNEWKQAQCSGVDFPQSHRHAAAVIGSSIYVFGGIHNGSISSAMYRLDTRSLKWEEVSVQGQKPFPRHSHTLVAYGSQLYMFGGHNGVKALGDLYSFDIHSCAWKKENMTGSIPYARFSHTMFVYKNHIGVIGGCPIRQHYQELSIFKVGSSTWKRMKLNSIGEDLFVRSTTSIVGDDLVIVGGGASCYAFGTKFSEPMTINLLPLVSSAEICDEIKDQTNIHIEKRSNGDFNVNLEGTYDKMIVPLHMVLQIDKKHAKPTKDILKKFGWLDAERKVYTQENGVYVYFPIIKEFGALYQNKIPGLKGVLDDVDDFKLHEVHKVISSARALDLLVALGATTHADDIVRVRKTSCSPLKLMKENVSLLLNRHSLPLTLLEQLPTRWERLGDIVVIPVTSFKDSAWESLGKELWSIVAESLGVCRLARQGRVSPTGTRDSGLEILVGDNGWVDHCENGVIYSFDATKCMFSWGNLSEKRRMGQLDCKEEVIVDLFAGIGYFTLPFLVKANAKMVYACEWNPHAVKALRRNLEANGVADRCVVLEGDNRVTAPKGVAHRVNLGLLPSSEGSWVTAVRALRSQGGMMHVHGNVKDSEEDAWTEQVSSSIREISKSEGNSWDITVEHVERVKWYAPHIRHLVVDIKCKKA; encoded by the exons ATGGAGTTTGAGAAGAGAAAGAAAGCAAGTTTAGCCACCATGACATCACCTGAGCCAGACAGATCACCAAAAGGAGATATAGATGCACCTATTATCCCACTTCTTAATACCATTAACTCACACCCATCTTACTTCACCACCAGTTCTTGCTCCGGCCGGATTTCCATCTTATCAACACCAATCACCACCGCAACAACCACCGTAAAGAAAAAAGCCAAAGGTGGCACCTGGGTCTTTATTACCCATGACCCAGCTGACCCTAAATCGGTTCAAAATCTCATCTTTCCAACTGGGTCAACTCAGTCTGAAAAGAACCAAGAAAATCTTGTGTTCAGGTTTGAGCCTTTGATTATTGCTGTTGAATGTAAAGATGTATTGTCTGCACAAAAGTTGGTGTCTTTAGCTATTTCTTGTGGTTTTAGAGAATCAGGAATTACAAATGTGAATTGTAAAAGAGTTATTGTTGCGATTAGATGTTCGATTAGGTTAGAAGTTCCGTTGGGCTGTACGGGGAAGATAATGGTGTCGAAAGAGTATTTGGGGTATCTAGTTGGGATTGCTAATGAGAAAATGGAAGCTAATAGGAAAAGAAGTGATAGTTTTCATGAAGCATTGTTGAAGACTGAGTTCTTTATGAGACCTGGGATTGGTGATTTCGAGTTTTTGAACTTGAATCAAGATTCGGGTGATGAAGATTTGTTGATTAGTAATGGTGAAGTGGAAGATATTCAACTTACAACAGAGGTTATGGACGAAGCAAACAATG GGTTTCCTGAACTTAGTCTTCCTATCAAACCTATCGTGATTACTGGTGAACCGATTGAGAAGCTTCATCTCTGGGGCCATTCAGCCTGTACACTCAAAACTACAAAGGATGTCAAATCAGTCCTTGTGTTTGGAGGTTTTGGAGGCATGGGAAGGCATGCACGGAGAAATGATTCATGGCTTCTAGATTCAGTTTCAGGTCAACTTGAATTAGTTGTCTTTGAGAGCACCCCATCACCACGTTTAGGTCACACGGCTTCTTTAGCAGGTGATCTTATGTTTGTTATTGGAGGTAGAGCTGATCCAGAGAATGTGTTAAACGATGTCTGGGTTCTTAATACAACAACAAACGAATGGAAGCAGGCTCAGTGTAGCGGGGTTGACTTTCCTCAGAG TCATCGACATGCAGCAGCAGTCATAGGGtcaagtatatatgtttttggtgGGATTCACAATGGCAGCATCTCTTCAGCAATGTATAGGCTTGATACCCGCAGCTTAAAATGGGAAGAAGTAAGTGTTCAAGGGCAAAAACCGTTTCCTCGTCATTCCCACACATTAGTAGCCTACGGTTCTCAATTGTATATGTTTGGTGGACACAACGGGGTGAAAGCACTCGGAGATCTTTACAGTTTTGATATCCATTCATGTGCTTGGAAGAAAGAAAATATGACAGGAAGTATACCGTACGCACGGTTTTCCCACACCATGTTTGTGTATAAAAATCATATTGGTGTTATAGGAGGGTGTCCTATCAGGCAACACTATCAAGAATTATCAATATTCAAAGTGGGGTCCAGTACCTGGAAGCGAATGAAGTTGAATTCTATTGGTGAAGATCTTTTTGTTCGTTCCACGACAAGTATTGTTGGTGATGATCTTGTTATTGTAGGCGGCGGTGCTTCCTGTTATGCATTTGGAACCAAGTTTAGTGAACCAATGACAATAAACTTGCTTCCATTAGTTTCTTCTGCTGAAATTTGTGATGAAATCAAGGATCAAACAAATATCCATATCGAAAAGAGATCAAATGGGGATTTTAATGTAAATCTTGAGGGTACATATGATAAGATGATAGTTCCTTTGCATATGGTTTTGCAAATTGATAAAAAGCATGCGAAACCTACAAAAGACATATTAAAAAAGTTTGGATGGTTAGACGCGGAGAGAAAAGTATACACTCAGGAAAATGGAGTTTATGTCTATTTTCCAATCATCAAAGAATTTGGGGCACTTTACCAAAATAAAATACCAGGATTAAAGGGAGTTTTGGACGATGTAGATGACTTTAAGTTGCATGAAGTACATAAGGTTATTTCTAGTGCAAGAGCCTTGGATCTTTTGGTTGCATTAGGTGCAACAACACATGCTGACGATATTGTCAGAGTTCGAAAAACTTCATGCTCTCCACTGAaattaatgaaagaaaatgttTCTTTGTTGTTAAATCGTCACAGTTTGCCTTTGACACTCTTAGAACAATTACCCACAAG ATGGGAGCGATTAGGGGACATTGTTGTGATTCCTGTGACTTCTTTTAAAGACTCTGCATGGGAATCACTAGGTAAAGAGCTTTGGTCCATTGTTGCAGAATCACTTGGTGTGTGTCGCCTTGCTCGACAA GGCAGGGTCTCACCTACCGGAACTAGAGACAGTGGGCTGGAGATTCTCGTTGGGGACAATGGATGGGTTGACCATTGCGAAAATGGGGTTATTTATTCATTTGATGCTACCAAGTGCATGTTCTCGTGGGGTAATCTCTCTGAAAAGCGTCGAATGGGGCAGCTGGACTGCAAAGAGGAAGTTATTGTTGACTTGTTTGCTGGCATTGGATACTTCACATTGCCTTTCCTTGTCAA GGCTAATGCAAAAATGGTGTACGCTTGTGAATGGAATCCCCACGCTGTCAAGGCTCTGCGGCGTAATCTTGAAGCAAATGGTGTCGCTGATCGTTGTGTTGTCCTTGAAGGAGATAATCGTGTTACAGCACCTAAA GGAGTTGCCCATCGAGTCAATCTTGGTTTGCTGCCATCAAGTGAGGGTAGCTGGGTGACTGCCGTAAGGGCATTAAG GAGCCAGGGTGGGATGATGCATGTGCATGGCAATGTGAAGGACTCTGAAGAGGATGCATGGACAGAACAAGTCTCGTCATCCATTAGAGAAATTTCAAAGTCGGAAG GTAATAGTTGGGATATAACAGTAGAACATGTAGAACGAGTAAAATGGTATGCGCCTCACATTCGCCATCTCGTAGTAGACATAAAATGCAAAAAAGCATAA
- the LOC122590940 gene encoding calcium-dependent protein kinase-like produces MGGCFSKKNHNGYRSSSKHQTYQHVSESYEKPTSNYTQETHNYHQQPVPVPAAPPVKPRPVQGSDPNTILGKPFEDIRRYYTLGKELGRGQFGVTYLCTENSSGHTYACKSILKRKLASNNDKEDIKREIQIMQHLSGQSNIVEFKGTYEDRQSVHLVMELCAGGELFDRIIAQGHYTEKAAASICRQIVNVVHVCHFMGVMHRDLKPENFLLSSKDENSMLKATDFGLSVFIEEGKVHRDIVGSAYYVAPEVLRRNYGKEIDIWSAGVMLYILLSGVPPFWAETEKGIFDAILEGDIDFDSQPWPSISRSAKDLVRKMLTQDPKKRLTSAQVLEHPWLREGGEALDKPIDSAVLSRMKQFRAMNKLKKLALKVIAESMSEEEIKGLKAMFVNMDTDKSGSITYEELKTGLARLGSKLSEAEVKQLMEAADVDGNGTIDYIEFITATMHRHRLERDEHLYKAFCHFDTDNSGYITMDELETAMKDYGMGDEATIKDIISEVDTDNDGRINYEEFCTMMRSGTVHQAKLF; encoded by the exons aTGGGTGGCTGTTTCAGCAAGAAAAATCACAATGGCTATAGATCTTCATCAAAGCATCAAACTTACCAACATGTTTCTGAAAGTTATGAAAAACCCACATCAAACTATACTCAAGAAACCCATAACTACCACCAGCAGCCGGTGCCTGTTCCGGCGGCGCCACCAGTAAAGCCCAGGCCTGTCCAGGGTTCAGACCCAAATACTATATTGGGTAAGCCATTTGAGGATATAAGAAGATACTATACACTTGGTAAAGAGTTGGGCAGAGGTCAGTTTGGTGTAACATACCTTTGTACTGAGAATTCATCTGGTCATACTTATGCTTGTAAATCGATTTTGAAACGAAAACTTGCAAGTAATAATGACAAAGAGGACATTAAAAGAGAGATACAGATTATGCAACATTTAAGTGGTCAATCTAATATTGTTGAGTTTAAAGGGACTTATGAAGATAGACAATCTGTTCATCTTGTGATGGAACTTTGTGCCGGTGGTGAGCTTTTCGATAGGATTATAGCTCAAGGACATTATACTGAGAAAGCTGCGGCTTCCATTTGTAGACAGATTGTGAATGTTGTCCATGTTTGTCATTTTATGGGTGTTATGCATAGGGATCTCAAGCCTGAAAACTTTTTGCTTTCTAGCAAGGACGAGAATTCGATGTTGAAAGCAACTGATTTCGGGCTGTCTGTGTTTATCGAAGAAG GGAAGGTGCACCGTGACATAGTTGGCAGCGCATACTACGTCGCTCCTGAAGTACTAAGGCGTAATTATGGAAAGGAAATAGATATTTGGAGTGCAGGGGTAATGTTGTATATTCTACTAAGTGGTGTACCTCCATTTTGGGCAG AGACTGAAAAGGGGATATTTGATGCTATACTAGAAGGTGATATTGACTTTGATAGTCAACCATGGCCCTCGATATCAAGGAGTGCAAAAGATCTTGTTCGAAAAATGTTAACACAGGATCCAAAAAAGAGACTTACTTCTGCCCAAGTTCTTG AGCATCCATGGCTTAGAGAAGGTGGAGAAGCATTGGATAAGCCGATAGATAGTGCTGTGCTGTCCAGAATGAAGCAATTCAGAGCAATGAATAAACTCAAGAAACTAGCTTTGAAA GTAATTGCAGAAAGTATGTCAGAAGAGGAAATCAAAGGTCTCAAAGCAATGTTCGTCAATATGGACACAGATAAGAGCGGTTCAATCACTTATGAAGAGCTGAAGACAGGACTTGCTAGGCTTGGGTCCAAGCTTTCAGAAGCAGAAGTTAAGCAACTAATGGAAGCT GCTGACGTGGACGGCAATGGAACAATTGATTACATTGAGTTCATTACAGCTACAATGCACAGACACAGACTCGAAAGAGATGAGCATTTATACAAAGCATTTTGCCATTTTGACACAGATAATAGTGG ATATATCACAATGGATGAACTAGAAACAGCCATGAAGGACTATGGCATGGGCGATGAAGCTACCATAAAGGATATCATCTCAGAAGTGGATACTGATAAT GATGGAAGAATTAACTATGAAGAATTCTGCACAATGATGAGAAGTGGAACTGTACATCAAGCCAAGCTCTTTTGA
- the LOC122593517 gene encoding peroxidase 42, producing MAPKSLLVIFCLSLLAIASSSDTTTSSDESVGLAANFYKDSCPQAEDIIKEQVMLLYKRHKNTAFSWLRNIFHDCGVESCDASLLLDSTRRTLSEKETDRSFGLRNFRYLETIKEAVERECPGVVSCADILVLSGRDGIVALGGPHIPLKTGRRDGRKSRADILEQYLPDHNESMTVVLERFKNIGIDTPGVVALLGSHSVGRTHCVKLVHRLYPEVDPALDPGHVEHMLHKCPDAIPDPKAVQYVRNDRGTPMKLDNNYYRNILDNKGLLIVDHQLANDKRTKPYVKKMAKSQDYFFKHFGRAITILTENNPLTGTQGEIRKQCNVANKHH from the exons ATGGCTCCAAAGTCTCTCCTGGTGATTTTCTGCTTGTCCCTGCTGGCTATAGCTTCATCATCAGACACTACTACTAGTAGTGATGAGTCGGTGGGGCTGGCAGCAAACTTCTACAAAGATTCATGCCCACAAGCCGAAGACATCATCAAAGAACAAGTGATGCTGCTCTACAAACGCCACAAGAACACTGCCTTCTCTTGGCTTAGAAACATCTTCCATGATTGTGGTGTTGAG AGCTGTGATGCATCGCTGCTTCTGGACTCAACAAGGAGGACATTGTCAGAGAAAGAGACGGACCGAAGCTTTGGACTTCGAAATTTCCGGTATCTTGAAACCATCAAGGAGGCCGTCGAGAGGGAGTGCCCAGGGGTTGTATCTTGTGCTGATATTCTTGTTCTTTCTGGCCGGGATGGAATTGTCGCG CTAGGAGGGCCACACATACCTCTAAAAACAGGGAGAAGGGATGGAAGGAAGAGCAGGGCTGATATTTTGGAGCAATACCTCCCAGATCACAATGAGAGCATGACTGTGGTTCTTGAAAGGTTCAAGAATATTGGCATTGACACCCCCGGAGTTGTTGCCCTACTAG GTTCTCACAGTGTTGGGAGGACTCATTGTGTGAAGCTGGTGCACCGTCTCTATCCGGAGGTGGACCCTGCTTTGGACCCGGGTCATGTTGAGCACATGCTTCACAAGTGCCCGGACGCTATCCCTGACCCAAAGGCCGTGCAATACGTGAGAAATGACCGCGGCACCCCAATGAAGCTCGACAACAATTATTACAGGAACATTTTGGACAACAAGGGATTGTTGATTGTTGATCATCAATTGGCAAATGACAAGAGGACTAAACCATATGTGAAGAAAATGGCAAAGAGCCAAGATTATTTCTTTAAACATTTTGGAAGAGCCATCACCATTCTTACCGAAAACAATCCACTCACTGGCACTCAAGGTGAGATCAGAAAACAATGCAATGTTGCCAACAAACACCattaa
- the LOC122590939 gene encoding uncharacterized protein LOC122590939: MTSSLSPSTENHCSDAVFDAANLSKNTDVSFGHVEAEDEEDEEGDMDFNPFLKEAPSLEASSSLCSEIEEFDADVVDSRENNLLVPIAANEPDELQDHLVGNESNDDYGEQTVMQAAEENEPTTEANAVADVTVESSQPLIPDKDDEDAIWKRTRARYSLVGSTLDELETFLQETDDEDDLHHNIDDEEEYRKFLAAVLLDGDASSGAAQENENVDEDEDNDADFELELEEALGSDDDETLPILSQEREHEHIGRRPKTRQKKRQKTDLRQNRFSGQHNRPLRPILPYVPIVPLSPSNVRSYMVPTTSSAHNDHVSAFTPHQIGQLHCMMYEHVQLLVQVFSLTILEPSRQHISTQVHRLLSEMLQRRDQVVASRRVPYPGFCFHLPYIRSAVTLQNTSESSTIEDGLFWVPFVSDNVLSVIDVAPLSLVRSYTDDVSIAVQEHHRRQLEVSYDATVDRECLFPFEGFHSVAEPTADKASEHKSKAAALVERSKKQSVALVPKEIAKLTLRFFPLFNPALFPHKPPPASVANRVLFTDAEDGLLARGLMQYNTDWKEIQKNFLPCKTENQIFVRQKNRVCSRAPENPIKAVRRMKTSPLTPQEKALITEGLKVFKLDWMSVWRYVVPHRDPSLLSRQWRTAVGDQKSYKTDEHTKAKRRLYESKRRKSKFEGSRLETADAAQNREGWTAEEDANLTPGFPRCRTLSDKENRSNDNVVGENNNGDNAVNNEDGDYVHEAFLADSRPGLSNCGENQSVELFTHRLTNDSRLDHPNSSFQRVPAKIISSSGPEVNVQGYQARISDGSRLVKLAPDLPPVNLPPTVRVMSQSAFTKYRDEASNRVRESLSQPRTGQLDEQNSVRCDAVEKGDSDLQMHPLLFQDAENERSLPYYPLNGNVGSCSSFDFFTSNPPQLNLNLFHHSQQENNTLNFFNSLKSKELSSSFSGVDFHPLLQRTDDENGHSSITPLIPQLLEDPTTPHQKSTSTPTYGVPPSPNELDLDIRLSTTARKDNCITTRESEPTKTQSSSSHRVVEEIENDPDPGAGPLGIRSDEIVMEQEELSDSEEEEMAESVEFECEEMTDTEGESGSDSDHAENVQVADVQHDPLPRVDSDQDEPRCQQTSKSNLADENDEPRSLLGLSLTPKPQVTRNSRSSHANRSSKNTTLSHPQLDSGMQIKKPRKRAQKLDLR, from the exons ATGACTTCATCACTTTCACCGTCAACAGAAAATCATTGCTCTGATGCTGTCTTTGATGCTGCAAATTTATCCAAAAACACAGATGTTTCTTTTGGACATGTGGAGGCCGAGGATGAAGAGGACGAGGAAGGAGATATGGATTTTAACCCTTTTCTGAAAGAAGCTCCTTCACTAGAAGCTTCTTCAAGCCTTTGCTCCGAGATCGAAGAGTTTGACGCTGATGTCGTGGACAGTAGAGAAAATAATTTGCTTGTGCCTATTGCCGCTAACGAACCTGATGAGTTGCAAGATCATCTTGTTGGAAATGAATCAAATGATGACTATGGCGAGCAGACGGTGATGCAAGCTGCTGAAGAGAATGAACCAACCACTGAAGCAAATGCTGTTGCAGATGTTACTGTTGAAAGCTCTCAACCGCTCATTCCTGATAAGGATGACGAGGATGCGATCTGGAAGCGCACTAGAGCTCGATATTCACTTGTGGGTTCCACTCTTGATGAGCTTGAAACTTTCCTTCAAGAAACAGATGATGAGGATGACCTTCATCATaacattgatgatgaagaagaatacAGAAAGTTTCTTGCAGCTGTTTTACTAGATGGAGATGCAAGTTCAGGTGCAGcacaagaaaatgaaaatgttgatgaagatgaagataatgatgccGATTTTGAGTTAGAACTTGAAGAGGCACTCGGGAGCGACGATGATGAAACGTTGCCGATACTTTCTCAAGAGCGGGAGCATGAGCATATTGGTAGACGCCCCAAGACTAGACAGAAAAAACGCCAGAAAACTGATCTTCGACAGAATAGGTTTTCAGGACAGCATAATAGACCACTACGCCCTATCTTACCTTATGTACCCATCGTTCCTTTATCACCTTCAAATGTAAGAAGCTATATGGTTCCGACTACTTCTTCTGCTCATAATGACCATGTGAGTGCATTCACTCCACATCAGATAGGGCAGTTGCATTGTATGATGTATGAGCACGTGCAGTTGCTCGTTCAGGTGTTTTCTCTCACCATTCTGGAACCTTCTCGGCAACATATATCCACACAAGTTCACAGGTTGCTTTCGGAGATGTTACAGAGACGTGATCAAGTAGTGGCCTCTCGGAGGGTCCCATATCCAGGATTTTGTTTTCACTTGCCATACATTCGTTCAGCTGTAACACTTCAAAACACCTCTGAATCTTCCACTATAGAGGATGGTTTATTCTGGGTGCCTTTTGTCAGTGATAATGTGTTATCCGTTATAGATGTAGCCCCGCTTAGTTTAGTTCGGAGCTATACGGATGACGTTTCTATTG CTGTTCAAGAGCATCACCGGAGACAGTTGGAAGTTTCTTATGATGCTACTGTAGACCGGGAATGTTTGTTCCCATTTGAAGGTTTTCATTCTGTAGCTGAACCTACTGCTGATAAGGCTAGTGAACATAAGTCAAAGGCCGCTGCACTTGTTGAGAGATCTAAGAAGCAGTCAGTTGCTTTAGTTCCAAAAGAAATTGCAAAGTTAACGCTGAGATTTTTTCCACTCTTTAATCCAGCCCTATTTCCTCATAAGCCGCCCCCTGCTTCTGTTGCAAATCGGGTGCTTTTCACTGACGCCGAGGATGG GTTATTAGCTAGAGGGTTGATGCAATATAATACCGACTGGAAAGAGATTCAGAAGAACTTCTTACCTTGCAAAACAGAAAATCAG ATCTTTGTGAGACAGAAAAACCGTGTATGTTCGAGAGCACCGGAGAATCCAATAAAG GCAGTCCGAAGGATGAAAACTTCTCCTCTGACTCCTCAAGAGAAAGCTCTTATAACAGAG GGATTAAAGGTTTTCAAACTCGATTGGATGTCTGTATGGAGGTACGTGGTTCCTCACCGAGACCCGTCATTGCTTTCTCGTCAATGGCGTACGGCTGTCGGGGATCAGAAGTCATACAAAACAGACGAACATACGAAAGCCAAAAGGCGCTTGTATGAATCAAAAAGAAGGAAGTCAAAATTCGAAGGTTCAAGATTAGAAACAGCTGATGCTGCTCAAAATAGGGAAGGCTGGACAGCTGAAGAGGATGCTAATCTAACTCCTGGCTTTCCCAGATGTAGAACCTTGTCTGATAAAGAG AATCGTAGTAATGATAATGTCGTTGGAGAAAATAACAATGGAGATAATGCTGTAAATAATGAAGATGGAGATTATGTCCATGAGGCATTTTTGGCCGATTCGAGGCCAGGTCTCTCGAATTGTGGAGAAAACCAGTCTGTCGAATTATTTACACACAGATTAACAAATGACTCCAGGCTGGATCACCCTAACAGTTCATTTCAGAGAGTTCCTGCTAAAATTATTAGTTCTTCTGGACCCGAAGTAAATGTGCAAGGTTATCAAGCTCGTATATCTGATGGTTCTCGATTAGTGAAACTAGCTCCTGACTTGCCACCTGTCAATCTTCCTCCTACTGTTCGTGTAATGTCACAATCTGCTTTTACAAAGTACCGAGATGAAGCATCTAACAGGGTGAGAGAAAGTTTAAGTCAACCAAGAACAGGACAACTAGATGAGCAAAATTCAGTAAGATGTGATGCAGTTGAAAAGGGTGATTCAGATCTCCAAATGCATCCTTTATTGTTTCAGGATGCTGAAAACGAGAGAAGTTTGCCATATTACCCTTTGAATGGTAATGTCGGTTCTTGTAGTTCGTTTGATTTCTTTACCAGTAATCCCCCACAATTAAATCTTAATCTCTTCCATCACTCTCAACAAGAAAATAATACCTTAAATTTCTTCAACTCTCTGAAATCAAAAGAGTTAAGTTCATCATTCTCTGGTGTTGACTTCCATCCACTTCTGCAAAGAACTGATGATGAAAATGGCCACTCGAGTATTACACCTTTGATTCCCCAGCTGCTTGAAGATCCAACAACACCCCATCAGAAATCTACTTCAACACCTACCTATGGTGTACCTCCTAGCCCTAACGAACTAGACTTGGATATCCGCTTAAGCACCACTGCTCGAAAAGATAATTGTATAACAACTCGTGAATCTGAACCCACCAAAACACAATCTAGTAGTTCACACAGAGTAGTGGAGGAAATTGAAAATGATCCTGATCCGGGTGCTGGTCCATTGGGTattagaagtgatgaaatcgtgATGGAACAGGAAGAGCTAAGTGACTCAGAGGAAGAGGAAATGGCAGAAAGTGTGGAGTTCGAGTGTGAAGAGATGACAGATACTGAAGGAGAATCTGgatcagattctgatcatgctgAAAATGTGCAAGTTGCG GATGTGCAACATGATCCTTTGCCGAGGGTTGACAGTGATCAAGATGAACCAAGATGCCAACAAACATCTAAATCAAATTTGGCTGATGAAAATGATGAGCCAAGAAGTTTGTTAGGCCTGAGTTTAACCCCCAAACCTCAAGTGACCAGAAACTCCAGAAGTTCTCATGCCAACAGATCTTCAAAGAATACAACATTGTCACATCCTCAGTTGGATTCTGGAATGCAAATCAAGAAACCCAGAAAACGGGCACAAAAACTGGATCTCCGCTAG